One window of the Sphaerochaeta associata genome contains the following:
- a CDS encoding DUF2075 domain-containing protein codes for MLVYAGDKQQFLHDVRTNAIDRKIEDLVATKLHKRVGSSEKQSWINSLTHMQNILLDPEIPQDSGVAIEFAIPNTSKRVDFIISGLDENNRHNAVIIELKQWSEVSPLEAVDQLLLAEEEAEIKHVKTFLGGGKHKAVHPSYQAWSYRAFITDYNSSVEDVPIALQSCAYLHNYYSKAQNDPLFMPYFSGLLEQSPLFCRSDAEQLCSFIKKYIRKGDAKQTLYYIENGTIRPSKSLQDSLASMLRGNREFVLIDEQKIVYEQILSLSRKSFSDGKKRVFLVKGGPGTGKTVVAINLLVQLSNEGQVCSYVTKNSAPRNVFERRLKEGSFKTKNISSLFRSSSGFIDSDSNDFGTLIVDEAHRLNKRTQLGPKITGEDQIKEIMNAAACSVFFLDEDQRVTAQDYGDREQILYWAKQYGAQVQEGELVSQFRCNGSDGYLSWLDGVLGIQKETANPTLEGIKYDFKVLDDPIELRRLIEEKNCIDNKARLVAGYCWEWVSKNGSNTENDIILGDFAMRWNLSSDPTFAISKSSIDQVGCIHTTQGLEFSYVGVIIGNDLRFEKGRVITDFSKRAKSDKSLHGLIGKVRKGDIQATKDVDIIIRNTYRTLMSRGMKGCYVYCTDKALALFLRTRIDGYAFEESGVLAAEEPR; via the coding sequence ATGCTTGTATATGCAGGGGATAAACAGCAATTTCTTCACGACGTTCGTACCAACGCCATCGATCGCAAGATTGAGGACTTGGTGGCAACAAAGCTGCATAAACGGGTGGGAAGCAGTGAAAAGCAGTCGTGGATCAACTCATTGACCCATATGCAGAATATTCTTCTCGATCCTGAGATACCCCAGGACTCGGGAGTAGCCATCGAGTTTGCCATTCCCAATACCTCCAAGCGTGTCGACTTCATTATCAGCGGTCTGGATGAAAACAATCGCCACAATGCTGTAATTATTGAGCTTAAGCAGTGGAGTGAGGTATCCCCTCTGGAAGCAGTTGATCAACTACTGCTTGCCGAAGAAGAGGCTGAGATCAAGCACGTGAAGACGTTTCTTGGAGGAGGAAAGCACAAGGCTGTGCATCCCTCCTACCAAGCATGGTCCTACCGAGCGTTTATAACCGACTACAACTCCAGCGTTGAAGATGTTCCTATTGCTTTGCAGAGCTGCGCCTACCTGCATAACTACTACAGCAAAGCTCAGAATGACCCTTTGTTTATGCCCTATTTCTCGGGATTGCTTGAACAGTCGCCATTGTTCTGTCGCTCTGATGCAGAACAGCTTTGCTCATTTATTAAGAAATACATCCGTAAGGGTGACGCCAAGCAGACCCTATATTACATCGAGAACGGGACGATCAGGCCTTCGAAGAGCCTGCAGGACTCTCTAGCCTCAATGCTTCGGGGCAACCGGGAGTTTGTGCTCATTGACGAGCAGAAAATCGTCTATGAGCAGATACTCTCCCTTTCAAGAAAGTCCTTCTCTGATGGTAAGAAACGCGTCTTTCTGGTCAAAGGAGGGCCTGGAACCGGTAAGACTGTCGTTGCAATCAACCTCCTGGTCCAATTGAGCAATGAAGGCCAAGTCTGCTCATACGTTACGAAAAACAGTGCTCCGCGCAACGTGTTTGAAAGACGGCTGAAAGAAGGTTCGTTCAAGACCAAGAATATATCCAGTTTGTTCAGGAGTTCATCTGGTTTCATTGATTCAGACTCCAATGACTTCGGGACGCTCATTGTTGATGAGGCACATCGACTGAACAAGAGAACCCAGCTTGGGCCGAAGATCACAGGTGAAGACCAGATTAAAGAAATCATGAACGCTGCCGCCTGCAGTGTCTTCTTCCTAGACGAGGATCAGCGGGTCACTGCCCAGGATTACGGAGACAGGGAGCAAATCCTTTACTGGGCAAAGCAGTATGGAGCACAGGTGCAGGAAGGGGAGCTTGTCTCCCAATTCCGCTGCAACGGATCGGATGGGTACCTGTCTTGGTTGGATGGTGTATTGGGAATCCAGAAGGAGACGGCTAATCCAACACTGGAAGGAATCAAGTACGATTTTAAAGTACTCGATGACCCCATCGAGCTCAGAAGGCTCATTGAGGAGAAGAACTGTATTGACAACAAAGCCCGCCTGGTTGCCGGCTACTGCTGGGAGTGGGTCAGCAAAAATGGTTCGAATACCGAGAATGACATTATACTTGGTGACTTTGCCATGCGTTGGAACCTTAGCAGCGATCCGACCTTTGCAATTTCCAAGAGTTCCATCGACCAAGTTGGGTGTATCCACACCACTCAAGGTCTGGAATTTTCCTATGTCGGCGTAATCATCGGCAACGACCTGCGTTTTGAAAAAGGGCGCGTCATTACCGATTTCTCCAAGCGTGCAAAGAGTGACAAGTCCCTGCATGGCTTGATTGGCAAAGTAAGAAAAGGCGACATACAAGCAACCAAGGATGTGGACATCATAATCCGTAATACCTACAGGACTCTGATGAGTCGTGGCATGAAGGGTTGCTATGTGTATTGCACCGATAAGGCTTTGGCTCTGTTTCTCAGGACCAGAATAGATGGGTATGCCTTCGAAGAGAGTGGAGTGCTGGCAGCGGAGGAGCCGAGATGA
- a CDS encoding MazG-like family protein, with amino-acid sequence MKKDTRMPTNYNPILTLQKHLGLSSAEIAEKLGITEEEYLLSVLDPPSSLIKTLSSVFGVNKQYLVDGVGPMFSTCTLPVSDILAFRDERNWKQFHTPKDLSISLSLEAAELLECFQWSGSDVEAKSKHARMEEELADILIYSVLFADAIGVDIPTIIHNKLKKNGEKYAVDKAYGNAKKYTEFSETD; translated from the coding sequence TTGAAAAAGGACACCCGCATGCCAACCAACTACAACCCTATACTCACTCTTCAGAAACACCTTGGACTCTCTTCTGCCGAGATTGCTGAGAAGCTAGGTATTACTGAGGAAGAATACCTTCTTAGTGTTCTAGATCCTCCCTCATCCCTGATTAAGACCCTCTCTTCTGTCTTTGGTGTGAACAAGCAGTATCTTGTTGATGGAGTCGGTCCTATGTTTTCAACTTGTACTCTCCCTGTTTCTGACATCCTTGCTTTTCGGGACGAGCGCAACTGGAAACAGTTCCACACCCCTAAGGATCTCTCGATTTCCTTGAGCCTTGAGGCTGCTGAGTTGCTTGAATGCTTTCAGTGGTCGGGTAGTGACGTAGAAGCAAAGAGCAAGCATGCTCGGATGGAGGAAGAGCTTGCTGACATTCTTATCTACAGCGTGCTCTTTGCCGATGCAATTGGTGTCGATATTCCTACCATCATACATAACAAGCTCAAGAAGAACGGTGAGAAGTATGCCGTAGATAAAGCATATGGAAATGCAAAGAAGTACACCGAGTTCTCAGAAACCGATTAG
- a CDS encoding HNH endonuclease has protein sequence MNGLAEKQDGLARKLVSILKIGNAYTLEEMASILNQKPNAVSRKGVLTSDGSDAQILLVTLEKDKYSTPGYFDHLSGSRLFWTGQNVLKATEKKLIAGTHDTFIFLQERRKTPYVYYGRAIPTRMQINWEPGKPSHIVFELVEYAASLEAMNLRSSKIYQADEVIQTEHGYAVSSLPERTETEKFSTIRTAQSTYRKNVLSFWHEQCAVTGVDNKGWLIASHIKPWRESTDEERLDPHNSLLLTPNFDKLFDRGVISFSSSNGKIILPEHQSRTMWNNLNRMHVDDNICLREVPDGVGKFLDYHTQFIYSFEPTDDVTTEDFIEEMLVKGLV, from the coding sequence ATGAATGGCCTTGCGGAAAAACAGGATGGGTTGGCAAGAAAACTGGTATCAATCCTAAAAATCGGGAATGCTTATACGCTTGAAGAAATGGCGAGCATCCTTAATCAGAAACCGAATGCGGTTTCTAGGAAAGGTGTGCTTACCAGTGATGGTTCTGATGCCCAAATATTGCTTGTGACTCTTGAAAAAGATAAGTATTCGACTCCCGGGTACTTTGATCACTTGTCTGGTTCCAGGCTTTTTTGGACTGGGCAGAACGTACTCAAGGCAACTGAGAAAAAGCTTATTGCAGGTACCCATGACACGTTCATCTTTCTTCAGGAGCGCCGAAAGACTCCGTATGTGTATTATGGTCGGGCAATCCCAACCCGGATGCAGATTAATTGGGAACCGGGCAAGCCATCGCATATTGTCTTTGAGTTGGTTGAGTATGCTGCATCCCTTGAAGCTATGAACTTGCGATCAAGTAAAATATATCAGGCAGACGAGGTTATCCAAACAGAGCATGGGTATGCAGTTTCAAGTCTGCCTGAACGAACTGAAACCGAGAAGTTTTCTACCATACGTACAGCTCAATCAACTTATCGAAAGAATGTGTTATCGTTTTGGCACGAACAGTGTGCTGTCACCGGTGTCGATAATAAAGGCTGGCTTATTGCAAGTCATATAAAGCCATGGCGTGAATCTACAGATGAAGAGCGGCTGGATCCACATAACTCACTCTTGTTGACTCCGAACTTTGACAAGCTTTTTGATCGAGGAGTGATTTCCTTCTCGTCAAGCAATGGGAAAATAATATTGCCAGAACACCAGTCCCGTACCATGTGGAATAATCTCAACAGGATGCATGTCGATGACAATATATGTCTGAGAGAGGTTCCTGATGGCGTCGGCAAATTCTTGGATTATCATACTCAATTCATCTATAGCTTTGAGCCGACGGATGATGTTACAACTGAGGACTTTATTGAGGAGATGTTGGTTAAGGGTTTGGTCTGA
- a CDS encoding alpha/beta hydrolase, which translates to MKKLLLCLLGAILLLSGCASLSTRTIESGIQIIPSFDEYPIEGMLAMPEGNTAETLVIYVNGSGPNTYDNKRQLDENRKFTYFDLFREEFTKRGIAFFSYNTRGVTTSDEPPYFTYVDDELFKQYIPQTSVKDVVEMVKYLRKLPGLKHAKIILLGWSEGTLIAPLVAKETHIDGLILCGYMYDDMMTILDWQQTGGSSMVFYRNYFDYDKDGIVSPEEFAEDRNGIAGYFGITYDYMDQNKDGILDEADFAIMLEPSRNELYKAIEEGDREYLKNDYGIHLTPEWFAAHKQMPANKEILPQLDIPIHIIHGTFDQNSSVNGVYATQELFKKLGKHNLTVSVYEGYNHDLNYMGYVLTGEIPEGLKAVFEAGMGV; encoded by the coding sequence ATGAAAAAGCTGTTACTCTGTCTTTTGGGCGCCATACTGTTGCTCAGTGGGTGTGCTTCGCTCTCAACAAGAACAATTGAATCGGGAATACAGATAATTCCTTCTTTCGATGAGTACCCCATTGAAGGCATGCTTGCCATGCCTGAAGGCAATACAGCTGAAACACTGGTCATTTACGTCAATGGCTCGGGTCCGAATACCTACGACAACAAGCGTCAGCTTGATGAGAATAGGAAATTCACCTATTTCGACCTATTTCGAGAAGAGTTTACGAAGCGCGGGATTGCTTTCTTCAGTTACAATACACGAGGAGTTACTACTTCTGATGAGCCTCCATACTTCACCTATGTCGATGATGAGCTCTTTAAGCAGTATATCCCACAGACAAGTGTGAAAGATGTGGTTGAAATGGTGAAGTACCTCAGAAAACTTCCTGGACTCAAGCATGCAAAGATTATTCTCTTGGGCTGGAGCGAAGGCACCCTGATCGCCCCGCTTGTTGCAAAAGAAACGCACATCGACGGCCTGATTCTCTGTGGTTATATGTACGATGATATGATGACCATCCTGGACTGGCAGCAGACCGGTGGTTCAAGCATGGTGTTCTATCGCAACTATTTCGACTACGACAAGGATGGCATTGTATCGCCCGAGGAGTTTGCTGAAGATAGGAACGGGATTGCCGGATACTTTGGCATTACCTATGACTACATGGATCAGAACAAGGATGGAATTCTTGATGAAGCTGACTTTGCAATTATGCTCGAACCTTCACGAAATGAGCTCTATAAAGCAATTGAAGAAGGAGATCGTGAATACCTGAAGAACGACTATGGAATTCATCTCACTCCCGAATGGTTTGCTGCCCACAAGCAGATGCCGGCAAACAAGGAGATTCTTCCCCAACTTGATATCCCCATCCACATCATTCACGGCACGTTCGATCAGAACTCCTCAGTAAATGGTGTCTATGCAACACAAGAACTCTTCAAGAAGCTGGGCAAACACAATCTCACTGTCTCAGTCTACGAAGGCTATAACCATGACCTCAACTACATGGGCTATGTACTCACAGGAGAGATTCCAGAGGGATTGAAAGCAGTGTTTGAGGCGGGGATGGGGGTGTAG